A window from Nocardioides mesophilus encodes these proteins:
- a CDS encoding cupin domain-containing protein, with amino-acid sequence MTSHQSDSGTNAETMTGGRTDEVVDLFELAERLVAELAEHAAGRTARTVVSGSSLRTVVIALKEGTELAEHDAPTAGTLYCLSGRVSLDSGDRSQELGPGQLLPIPSVRHSVRAHADSAVLLTVALR; translated from the coding sequence ATGACCAGCCACCAGAGCGACAGCGGGACCAACGCCGAGACCATGACCGGCGGACGCACGGACGAGGTGGTCGACCTCTTCGAGCTCGCCGAGCGCCTGGTCGCCGAGCTCGCCGAGCACGCCGCGGGCCGCACCGCGCGCACGGTGGTGAGCGGCAGCTCGCTCCGGACGGTGGTGATCGCGCTCAAGGAGGGCACCGAGCTCGCGGAGCACGACGCGCCGACCGCCGGCACGTTGTACTGCCTCAGCGGCCGGGTCTCGCTGGACAGCGGGGACCGCAGCCAGGAGCTCGGTCCCGGCCAGCTGCTGCCGATCCCGTCGGTGCGGCACTCCGTCCGGGCGCACGCCGACTCGGCCGTGCTACTGACCGTCGCCCTCCGCTGA